A single window of Rhizobium sp. SL42 DNA harbors:
- a CDS encoding sugar ABC transporter substrate-binding protein has translation MKKSLLTAALSTLALGVVFAVPVQAADVSACLITKTDTNPFFVKMKEGATAKAAELGVTLKAYAGKVDGDSESQVAAIETCIADGAKGILLTASDTKGIVPAVQKARDAGLLVIALDTPLEPIDSADMTFATDNLLAGELIGKWAAATLGDAAKDARIAFLNLTPSQPSVDVLRNQGFMKGFGIDVVDINKIGDETDPRIVGHDVTNGNEEGGRTAMENLLQKDPTINVVHTINEPAAAGAYEALKAVGKEGDVLIVSVDGGCPGVKNVAEGVIGATSQQYPLLMASLGIEAIKKFADSGEKPAATEGKNFFDTGVALVTDKPAAGVESIDTKAGLDKCWG, from the coding sequence ATGAAGAAATCTCTGCTTACCGCTGCCCTGTCGACCCTGGCGCTCGGTGTTGTCTTCGCCGTGCCGGTACAGGCCGCAGATGTATCGGCATGCCTGATCACCAAGACCGACACCAACCCATTTTTCGTCAAGATGAAGGAAGGCGCAACCGCCAAGGCGGCTGAACTCGGCGTGACCCTGAAGGCCTATGCCGGCAAGGTTGACGGTGACTCGGAAAGCCAGGTTGCCGCGATTGAAACCTGCATCGCCGACGGTGCCAAGGGCATTCTGCTGACCGCGTCGGACACCAAGGGCATCGTTCCCGCCGTCCAGAAGGCCCGCGACGCCGGCCTGCTCGTCATTGCGCTCGACACGCCGCTGGAGCCGATCGACTCGGCCGACATGACATTCGCGACCGACAACCTTCTCGCCGGCGAATTGATCGGCAAGTGGGCGGCAGCCACCCTCGGCGACGCCGCCAAGGACGCCCGCATTGCCTTCCTCAACCTCACGCCCTCCCAGCCGTCGGTCGACGTCCTGCGCAATCAGGGCTTCATGAAGGGCTTCGGCATCGATGTCGTCGACATCAATAAGATCGGCGACGAAACCGATCCGCGTATCGTCGGTCACGACGTCACCAACGGCAATGAAGAAGGCGGTCGTACCGCGATGGAAAACCTTCTCCAGAAGGATCCGACCATCAACGTCGTGCACACCATCAACGAACCGGCGGCCGCTGGTGCCTATGAGGCGCTGAAGGCGGTCGGCAAGGAAGGCGACGTCCTGATCGTCTCCGTTGACGGCGGTTGCCCGGGTGTGAAGAACGTCGCGGAAGGCGTTATCGGTGCCACATCGCAGCAGTATCCGCTGCTCATGGCATCGCTTGGCATCGAAGCGATTAAGAAGTTTGCCGATAGCGGTGAAAAGCCGGCTGCGACCGAAGGCAAGAACTTCTTCGACACCGGCGTGGCACTCGTCACCGACAAGCCGGCTGCCGGCGTCGAATCGATCGACACCAAGGCAGGCCTGGACAAGTGCTGGGGCTGA
- a CDS encoding nucleoside triphosphate hydrolase: protein MSGELKALVAEIEKRAQSSARFIVAIAGPPGAGKSTLADRLHERLLARGQAATVLPMDGFHLDNGILQDRGLLPRKGAPETFDVRGLGDILRAVRAGGEVLVPVFDRSRELAIAAARCISKEDRIILAEGNYLLLDDEPWSLLAPLFDFTVMVSPAVNELERRLVERWQGFGMTPDEIAAKVGGNDLPNGRLVLKNSRQADVSLDIF from the coding sequence ATGAGCGGGGAGCTCAAGGCACTGGTTGCTGAAATCGAGAAACGGGCGCAATCCAGCGCCCGTTTCATCGTCGCCATTGCCGGTCCGCCCGGAGCCGGAAAATCGACGCTTGCGGACCGCCTCCACGAAAGGTTGCTCGCCCGCGGCCAGGCCGCCACGGTGCTGCCGATGGATGGCTTTCACCTCGACAATGGCATCTTGCAGGATCGTGGCCTGCTGCCGCGCAAAGGCGCACCCGAGACCTTCGATGTGCGCGGCCTTGGCGATATCTTGCGTGCCGTGCGCGCCGGGGGCGAGGTTCTCGTTCCGGTCTTCGACCGCAGCCGGGAACTGGCCATTGCCGCTGCCCGCTGTATCTCGAAGGAGGATCGCATCATCCTGGCGGAGGGCAACTATCTCTTGCTGGATGATGAGCCCTGGAGCCTGCTGGCGCCGCTGTTTGATTTCACCGTCATGGTATCACCAGCCGTTAACGAATTGGAGCGGCGGCTGGTCGAACGCTGGCAGGGTTTCGGCATGACGCCCGACGAAATCGCCGCCAAGGTTGGCGGAAACGATCTTCCCAACGGACGGCTGGTTCTGAAAAACAGCCGCCAGGCAGACGTTAGTTTGGATATTTTCTAG
- a CDS encoding response regulator codes for MRILLVDDNSTNLKLLTKLVGKLENCEALTYSSPDAVLSALPELDFDIAIIDYQMPVYNGVELYTEIVRFEKYAQVPVIFITGDKDMTTRMAALNAGAIDFLTKPVNPVEFNARVQNIVSLARARRQLADQAEWLRREVERAVGELREREQEIIHRLTLAAGYKDPDTARHTLRVAAYSEAIAVELGLPPQVCHDIRLAAPMHDIGKVAMPDTVLLKQGRLTESEYRQMQAHAQIGSDILGQAHSSLLQLASEIAASHHERWDGQGYPNRITGAAIPISGRIVCIADNFDALTTERPYKPAWSFERTAEHILGRAGTQFDPDCVAAFERALPRIQAIMEQDKREQAEEAERLAIASGDHRVA; via the coding sequence ATGCGTATTTTGTTGGTAGACGACAACAGTACTAATCTGAAGCTTCTGACGAAGCTCGTCGGCAAGCTCGAAAATTGCGAGGCCTTGACCTATTCCAGTCCGGATGCGGTCTTGTCGGCATTGCCGGAACTGGATTTCGATATTGCGATCATCGACTACCAGATGCCTGTCTACAATGGCGTCGAGCTTTACACCGAGATCGTGCGCTTCGAAAAATATGCCCAGGTCCCGGTCATCTTCATCACCGGTGACAAGGACATGACCACGCGCATGGCGGCGCTCAATGCCGGTGCGATCGATTTTCTCACCAAACCCGTCAATCCTGTCGAGTTTAATGCCCGCGTGCAGAACATCGTCAGCTTGGCTCGGGCCCGCCGCCAGCTCGCCGACCAGGCCGAATGGCTGCGCCGCGAGGTGGAGCGTGCCGTGGGTGAACTGCGCGAGCGCGAACAGGAGATCATCCATCGCCTGACGCTCGCAGCCGGTTACAAGGACCCTGACACTGCCCGCCATACCCTGCGCGTTGCGGCCTATTCCGAAGCGATCGCTGTGGAACTCGGACTGCCGCCGCAGGTCTGCCACGATATCCGCCTGGCGGCCCCGATGCATGACATCGGCAAGGTGGCAATGCCGGATACCGTGCTGCTGAAGCAGGGGCGGCTGACCGAGTCGGAATATCGGCAGATGCAGGCCCATGCCCAGATCGGCAGCGATATTCTTGGCCAGGCGCATTCCTCGCTTCTGCAACTGGCCTCGGAAATTGCCGCCAGCCATCATGAGCGCTGGGACGGCCAGGGTTATCCGAACCGGATCACGGGCGCGGCCATTCCGATCTCCGGCCGGATCGTCTGCATCGCCGACAATTTCGACGCGTTGACGACCGAGCGCCCCTACAAGCCGGCATGGAGTTTTGAACGGACCGCTGAGCATATCCTCGGGCGTGCCGGCACCCAGTTCGATCCGGATTGCGTTGCGGCTTTCGAACGAGCCCTGCCGCGCATCCAGGCCATCATGGAGCAGGACAAGCGCGAGCAGGCCGAGGAAGCCGAACGCCTGGCAATCGCATCAGGTGACCATCGGGTGGCGTGA
- a CDS encoding response regulator translates to MTILIVEDNPTNAMILKHLAKKVTDEEIRVEPDGASALALCHSHAFSMLIVDHMLPGLSGLQFVKAVRLMDRYADVPVIMVTADTEPRLRESAEASGVTDFLTKPVEAVAFRQLLADHLGANTELSKSA, encoded by the coding sequence ATGACAATTCTGATCGTTGAAGACAACCCGACCAATGCGATGATCCTCAAGCATCTGGCGAAGAAGGTGACCGACGAGGAAATCCGCGTCGAACCGGATGGCGCATCTGCCCTTGCCCTTTGCCACAGTCATGCCTTTTCCATGCTGATCGTCGACCATATGCTGCCGGGCCTCTCTGGTCTGCAGTTCGTCAAGGCGGTTCGCCTGATGGATCGTTATGCCGATGTACCCGTGATCATGGTGACGGCCGATACGGAGCCGCGCCTTCGTGAAAGCGCCGAAGCAAGCGGCGTGACGGACTTCCTGACCAAGCCCGTGGAAGCCGTGGCTTTCCGCCAGCTCCTTGCCGATCATCTTGGCGCCAATACCGAACTCTCGAAATCGGCGTGA
- a CDS encoding ABC transporter permease, translating to MQPANPETRTAQDFEKVLTQSSTQIASFDRHERSALEHFQHFLHSSPAAVALIVLVLSLAAFGTILGGKFFSAFTLTLILQQVAIVGIVGAAQTLVILTAGIDLSVGAIMVLSSVVMGQFAFRYGLPPSLAVLCGFAVGAACGFINGVLVARMKLPPFIVTLGMWQIVLATNFLYSANETIRAQDIAANAPILKFFGENVRMGGAVLTYGVIAMVLLVALLWYVLNYTAWGRHVYAVGDDPEAAELAGVNVKRMLVSVYTLSGLICALAGWALIGRIGSVSPTAGQFANIESITAVVIGGISLFGGRGSILGMLFGALIVGVFQLGLRLIGTDPQWTYLLIGVLIISAVAIDQWIRKVAG from the coding sequence ATGCAGCCGGCCAATCCCGAAACGCGGACTGCGCAGGACTTCGAAAAGGTCCTGACCCAGAGTTCGACCCAGATCGCCTCGTTTGATCGCCATGAGCGAAGCGCTCTTGAGCATTTCCAGCACTTTCTACATTCGAGCCCTGCGGCAGTTGCCTTGATCGTTCTGGTCCTGTCGCTTGCGGCCTTCGGCACCATTCTCGGCGGCAAGTTCTTCTCGGCCTTCACCCTGACGCTGATCCTGCAGCAGGTGGCGATTGTCGGCATCGTGGGGGCGGCCCAGACGCTGGTGATCCTGACCGCCGGCATCGATCTCTCTGTCGGCGCGATCATGGTCCTGTCCTCGGTGGTCATGGGCCAGTTCGCCTTCCGTTACGGTCTTCCGCCTTCGCTGGCCGTACTTTGCGGTTTTGCAGTCGGTGCGGCCTGCGGCTTCATCAACGGCGTGCTTGTGGCACGCATGAAACTGCCGCCCTTTATCGTCACGCTCGGCATGTGGCAGATCGTTCTGGCGACCAATTTTCTCTATTCCGCCAATGAAACCATCCGTGCCCAGGATATCGCCGCCAATGCGCCGATCCTGAAATTCTTCGGCGAGAACGTCCGCATGGGTGGCGCGGTCCTGACCTACGGCGTCATCGCCATGGTACTGCTCGTCGCTCTGCTGTGGTATGTCCTCAACTACACAGCCTGGGGACGGCATGTCTACGCGGTCGGCGACGATCCGGAAGCGGCGGAACTTGCCGGCGTCAACGTGAAGCGCATGCTGGTTTCGGTCTATACCTTGTCCGGCCTGATCTGCGCGCTCGCTGGCTGGGCCCTGATCGGCCGCATCGGTTCGGTCTCGCCGACGGCGGGTCAGTTTGCCAACATAGAATCCATCACGGCCGTTGTGATCGGCGGCATCTCGTTGTTCGGCGGACGTGGATCGATCCTCGGAATGCTGTTCGGCGCATTGATCGTCGGCGTCTTCCAGCTCGGTCTGCGCCTCATCGGCACAGACCCGCAATGGACCTATCTCCTGATTGGCGTCCTGATTATCTCCGCCGTTGCAATCGACCAGTGGATCAGAAAGGTAGCAGGCTGA
- a CDS encoding RbsD/FucU family protein has protein sequence MLKGIDPLLSPELLATLRAMGHGDEIAIVDGNYPALEHARRLVRLDGHHLVPVLNAVLSVMPIDDFVPEAIFRSTVGGKPAQVDPVHQEIIDCCARHEAKNAVTPLVGADFYNRVKAAHTIVQTGEPRLYANVILRKGVIYP, from the coding sequence ATGCTGAAGGGAATTGATCCGCTGCTGAGCCCGGAACTGCTGGCGACGCTGCGTGCCATGGGCCATGGCGACGAGATTGCCATCGTCGACGGCAACTATCCGGCGCTGGAACATGCGCGACGGCTGGTGCGGCTCGACGGCCATCATCTCGTCCCGGTGCTGAATGCCGTTCTAAGCGTCATGCCGATCGACGATTTCGTGCCGGAGGCGATTTTTCGCTCGACCGTCGGGGGGAAACCGGCGCAGGTCGATCCCGTGCACCAGGAAATCATCGACTGCTGCGCCCGCCACGAGGCAAAAAACGCGGTGACGCCGCTGGTTGGCGCCGACTTCTACAACCGGGTTAAGGCTGCGCATACAATTGTACAGACCGGTGAACCGCGGCTCTACGCCAATGTCATCCTGCGCAAGGGCGTAATCTATCCGTGA
- a CDS encoding ATP-binding cassette domain-containing protein: MTPEPILTARGLVKRYGRVTALDNADFDLYPGEILAVIGDNGAGKSSLIKAISGAVIPDDGEIRLDGTPVQFRSPIEARKAGIETVYQNLALSPALSIADNMFLGREIRKPGIMGSVFRSLDRAAMEKIARDKLSELGLMTIQNINQAVETLSGGQRQGVAVARAAAFGSKVIILDEPTAALGVKESRKVLELILDVRSRGMPIVLISHNMPHVFEVADRIHVHRLGKRLCVINPKDYTMSDAVAFMTGAREAPQADLAA; the protein is encoded by the coding sequence ATGACCCCGGAACCCATTCTCACCGCCCGCGGACTTGTGAAACGCTATGGTCGCGTAACCGCGCTCGACAATGCCGATTTCGACCTCTATCCGGGCGAAATCCTCGCCGTCATCGGCGACAACGGTGCCGGAAAGTCTTCGCTGATCAAGGCGATTTCCGGTGCGGTCATCCCCGACGATGGCGAGATCCGCCTCGATGGGACGCCGGTGCAGTTCCGGTCGCCTATCGAGGCCCGCAAGGCCGGCATCGAGACGGTGTATCAGAACCTTGCCTTGTCTCCGGCACTCTCGATTGCCGACAATATGTTCCTCGGTCGCGAGATCCGCAAACCGGGCATCATGGGCTCGGTCTTCCGTTCGCTCGATCGCGCCGCGATGGAAAAGATCGCCCGCGACAAGCTGTCTGAGCTTGGCCTGATGACGATCCAGAACATCAACCAGGCGGTGGAAACCCTCTCGGGTGGCCAGCGTCAGGGGGTTGCCGTCGCGCGTGCCGCCGCCTTCGGCTCAAAGGTCATCATCCTCGATGAGCCGACGGCCGCCCTGGGTGTCAAGGAGAGCCGCAAGGTTCTGGAACTGATCCTCGATGTGCGCTCTCGCGGCATGCCGATCGTTCTGATTTCACACAATATGCCGCATGTGTTCGAGGTCGCGGATCGCATCCATGTCCATCGTCTCGGCAAGCGCCTGTGCGTCATCAATCCGAAGGACTACACCATGTCGGATGCCGTGGCCTTCATGACCGGTGCCCGCGAGGCCCCGCAGGCGGACCTTGCCGCATGA
- a CDS encoding Crp/Fnr family transcriptional regulator, with product MKELIAIGSTLLPFPAMPSTLRGSAVFSGLTLEEDRDWLSRCHTRALCAGESLVDFEDASKDVFIVQTGEVRAVLRFSVGKEAILGTFKRGDILGELAAIDDLSRSASLMAVSEALVTVIPYAVFHDILRQRPDVALSLLQLLSKRVRAMNERLSELSFLDTKHRLYNTLLRLSRLRADGGRERIISPPLVHAELAEHIGASRETVSREMSRLAREQLVERTSRAIVLKNPVELSKRISRALEG from the coding sequence ATGAAAGAACTCATTGCGATAGGATCAACCCTGCTGCCGTTTCCGGCGATGCCTTCCACACTTCGCGGAAGTGCGGTGTTTTCCGGATTAACTCTTGAAGAGGACCGTGATTGGCTGTCCCGCTGTCACACACGTGCTCTTTGTGCCGGGGAAAGCCTCGTCGACTTCGAAGATGCGTCGAAGGATGTCTTCATCGTTCAGACGGGCGAAGTCCGGGCGGTTCTTCGCTTTTCGGTAGGCAAGGAAGCGATTCTTGGTACTTTCAAGCGCGGCGATATTCTCGGTGAACTTGCGGCCATCGACGACCTGAGCCGTTCGGCAAGCCTGATGGCCGTCAGCGAGGCGCTTGTCACCGTTATCCCCTATGCGGTGTTCCATGACATCCTGCGGCAGCGGCCGGATGTTGCGCTATCGCTCCTGCAACTGCTGTCGAAGCGCGTCCGCGCGATGAACGAGCGCCTGTCGGAATTGTCCTTCCTCGACACCAAGCATCGCCTCTATAATACGCTCCTGCGGCTGTCGCGCCTTCGCGCCGATGGCGGGCGTGAGCGCATCATCTCGCCGCCGCTGGTTCACGCCGAGCTGGCCGAACATATCGGCGCCAGCCGGGAAACCGTGTCACGGGAAATGTCACGGCTTGCGCGCGAACAGCTCGTCGAGCGCACCAGCCGTGCCATCGTGCTGAAGAACCCGGTCGAACTGTCGAAGCGCATCTCGCGGGCGCTCGAGGGCTAA
- a CDS encoding ROK family transcriptional regulator, producing MSQNDQAQLAEQTPRVSAGGGSNQVRVRAYNERLVLSLVRQNRGYSKADIARMTGLSAQTVSVIMRSLENDKLLLRGEPVRGRVGQPSIPMYLNPEAVFSFGVKIGRRSADLVLMDFVGQIRMQKHQTYRYPHPDHLLPFICEGIAEMEAQMSEEHQARIAGIGIAAPFELWNWAEEVGAPDGAMEIWRTVDLQAEVASRMSHPVYLRNDATSACGAELVFGAGSQHPDFVYFYIGSFIGGGIVVNSSLFVGRTGTAGAIGPLPVRDKHGQTRQLLDIASIFVLENLLRERGIDPQPLWYAADEWIDFGEPLEIWIQDTAAALAQAVIAAVSIIDFSAAIIDGGFPDWVRSRLVAATVEAVNRLDLQGVVIPEIIEGAVGAQARAIGGASLPIFARYLIDQTVLFKEIENAEGN from the coding sequence GTGTCACAGAATGATCAAGCGCAGCTGGCGGAACAGACGCCAAGGGTGAGTGCCGGCGGCGGCTCGAACCAGGTGCGCGTGCGCGCATACAACGAGCGGCTGGTGCTTTCGCTGGTCCGGCAGAACCGTGGCTACTCGAAGGCGGATATCGCCCGGATGACCGGATTGTCCGCCCAGACCGTGTCGGTCATCATGCGCTCGCTGGAAAACGACAAGCTGCTTCTGCGCGGCGAACCGGTGCGTGGCCGCGTGGGGCAACCCTCCATCCCGATGTATCTCAATCCGGAAGCGGTCTTTTCGTTCGGGGTGAAAATCGGCCGACGCAGCGCGGACCTGGTGCTGATGGATTTCGTCGGGCAGATCCGCATGCAGAAGCACCAAACCTATCGCTATCCGCATCCCGACCATCTGCTGCCCTTCATTTGCGAGGGCATTGCCGAGATGGAAGCGCAGATGAGCGAGGAGCACCAGGCGCGCATTGCCGGCATTGGCATCGCGGCACCCTTCGAGCTGTGGAACTGGGCGGAAGAGGTCGGCGCGCCGGACGGTGCGATGGAGATCTGGCGCACGGTAGACCTGCAGGCCGAGGTGGCGAGCCGGATGAGCCATCCAGTCTATCTGCGCAACGACGCAACCAGTGCCTGCGGCGCGGAACTGGTGTTCGGTGCGGGATCCCAGCATCCGGACTTCGTCTATTTCTACATCGGGTCCTTTATCGGCGGCGGTATCGTGGTCAATTCCTCGTTGTTTGTCGGGCGAACCGGAACCGCCGGCGCAATCGGTCCCCTGCCCGTGCGCGACAAGCACGGACAGACACGGCAGTTGCTCGACATTGCCTCAATCTTCGTACTGGAAAACCTGCTGCGCGAACGCGGGATCGATCCGCAGCCGCTCTGGTATGCGGCCGACGAATGGATCGATTTCGGCGAGCCGCTGGAAATCTGGATCCAGGATACGGCCGCCGCGCTCGCACAGGCCGTGATCGCCGCCGTTTCGATCATCGATTTTTCCGCCGCCATCATCGACGGCGGCTTCCCCGACTGGGTGCGCAGCCGCCTGGTGGCGGCCACCGTCGAAGCGGTCAATCGCCTCGACCTGCAGGGCGTCGTCATCCCGGAGATCATCGAAGGCGCGGTCGGCGCCCAGGCGCGCGCCATCGGCGGCGCCAGCCTGCCGATCTTTGCCCGCTACCTCATCGACCAAACCGTGTTGTTCAAGGAAATAGAAAATGCTGAAGGGAATTGA
- a CDS encoding molybdopterin-dependent oxidoreductase: MKRILIALLAAAMSGVSAFALEAPTGLIVLTVKGAVTNTNVGDTAAFDLAMLEKLESRKALVETPWTTGKTTFEGPLLRAVLEEAGASGTTLTVRALNEYSAEIPMIDAEIATILATRQDGQRMSVREKGPLMLVYPFDLDPGLYNEKYFSRSVWQIKEIEVAK, from the coding sequence ATGAAGCGCATTCTGATCGCATTGCTGGCTGCAGCCATGTCGGGTGTCTCCGCATTCGCGCTGGAAGCACCAACCGGCCTGATCGTCCTGACCGTCAAGGGCGCCGTGACCAACACCAATGTCGGCGACACCGCCGCTTTTGATCTCGCAATGCTGGAAAAGCTCGAGAGCCGCAAGGCGTTGGTCGAAACCCCGTGGACGACTGGCAAGACGACTTTCGAAGGGCCGCTTCTGCGCGCTGTGCTTGAGGAAGCCGGGGCATCCGGCACGACCCTCACCGTGCGCGCCCTCAATGAATATTCTGCTGAAATTCCGATGATCGACGCGGAAATCGCCACCATCCTGGCAACGCGTCAGGATGGGCAACGCATGTCGGTGCGCGAGAAAGGTCCTTTGATGCTTGTCTATCCGTTTGACCTTGATCCGGGCCTGTACAACGAAAAGTACTTTTCGCGTTCGGTCTGGCAGATCAAGGAAATCGAGGTCGCCAAGTGA
- a CDS encoding ATP-binding protein: MIDQRATVKQVAGEGSVALILQILCAVLLFVLILLFVDIARQYRIMEDGVRENALWSVYQLDREVRTLENGLADVRNQPATDELHEELALRYDILYSRADIIQEAKFGSYFADDQQIRNLIGGIVAGVRAQQPLFDRYVAGRFPTDAELDELATALASLALRTQELLIYTNARLSQERADSRDLIFGLERTSFVMLGLLMVSVVFLVVTLNRQLRSVRETSRELEVMASQLSEAYEAADAGNRAKSQFMATMGHEIRTPLNAILGMSELLELSELPEDTLYSVKTIRSSGEALLEVINEILDFSKIEHGKLELEQRAFDVCGLAESTVSIIRGRAEDHKNTVILDLPESLNTLFVRTDPTRLRQVLLNLLSNAAKFTHDGTVTLRLREFYREGKLMIRFEVEDTGIGIDEAGLDKLFKPFSQVDASISRRYGGTGLGLTICKQIVEKLGGELGMSSTVGVGSIFWFELSVVPVSREDIKKLTATRDSEEDLPRLKILLVEDNRVNQIVATRFLSRLGQDVEIANDGTEAVVLARQQKFDLVLMDMQMPVMDGIEATRRIIAERGPSAETPIIAMTANASDDDRRRCLDAGMSGFESKPVTLERLRKMIADATNPVDETVLPATADISEEAPGLPQPDLSDVMPLQALPGLPGLGIEGLDEARHAELVDALGEEVFQELVESFFDDATSLMVDLNQAVQKPDPEKIDRVLHTIKGAAVNVGLNEIAVKANALRGHPPSPAQVELLGEEILALKFKLVA, from the coding sequence GTGATAGACCAGCGGGCAACAGTCAAACAGGTCGCGGGTGAGGGCAGCGTTGCCTTGATCCTGCAGATCCTGTGTGCTGTGCTCCTCTTTGTGCTGATCCTGCTCTTTGTCGATATCGCTCGCCAATACCGGATCATGGAAGACGGCGTGCGCGAAAATGCCCTGTGGTCGGTCTATCAGCTGGACCGCGAGGTCAGGACTTTGGAAAACGGCCTGGCCGATGTCCGCAATCAGCCCGCGACCGACGAGCTTCATGAAGAACTCGCTTTGCGCTACGACATTCTGTATTCGCGCGCGGATATTATTCAGGAAGCCAAGTTCGGCAGCTATTTTGCCGACGATCAGCAGATCCGCAATCTGATTGGCGGCATTGTTGCAGGCGTTCGTGCCCAGCAGCCGTTGTTTGACCGCTATGTCGCTGGCCGGTTTCCGACCGATGCGGAGCTCGATGAACTCGCGACAGCTCTGGCTTCCTTGGCGTTGCGCACGCAAGAGCTGTTGATCTACACCAATGCCCGTCTCAGCCAGGAGCGTGCCGATAGCCGGGACCTCATCTTTGGCCTGGAGCGGACCTCGTTCGTGATGCTCGGGCTGTTGATGGTGTCCGTCGTCTTCCTCGTGGTCACGCTGAACCGGCAGCTCAGATCCGTTCGCGAAACCAGCCGCGAGCTGGAGGTCATGGCCAGCCAGCTGTCAGAGGCCTATGAAGCGGCCGATGCGGGAAACCGGGCGAAGTCGCAGTTCATGGCAACCATGGGCCATGAGATCCGTACCCCCCTGAATGCCATCCTCGGCATGTCGGAATTGCTGGAGCTTTCGGAACTGCCGGAAGACACGCTCTACAGCGTCAAGACCATTCGCTCCTCCGGCGAAGCCTTGCTCGAAGTGATCAACGAGATCCTCGATTTCTCCAAGATCGAACACGGCAAGCTTGAGCTTGAGCAGCGGGCATTCGATGTCTGCGGGCTTGCCGAAAGCACCGTCAGCATCATCCGCGGTCGTGCCGAAGATCACAAGAACACGGTCATCCTCGACCTGCCGGAATCGCTGAACACGCTGTTCGTCAGGACTGATCCGACCCGTTTGCGTCAGGTCCTGCTCAATCTCCTGTCCAATGCGGCGAAATTCACCCATGACGGAACGGTCACGTTGCGCCTGCGCGAGTTCTATCGCGAGGGCAAGCTGATGATCCGCTTCGAGGTGGAAGATACGGGCATCGGTATCGATGAGGCAGGCCTCGACAAGTTGTTCAAGCCGTTTTCGCAAGTCGATGCCTCGATCAGCCGTCGGTATGGTGGCACCGGCCTTGGCCTGACCATCTGCAAGCAGATTGTCGAAAAGCTCGGCGGCGAACTCGGCATGAGCAGCACCGTCGGCGTCGGCAGCATTTTCTGGTTCGAACTGTCCGTCGTGCCTGTCAGCCGCGAAGACATCAAGAAACTGACGGCCACGCGCGACAGCGAAGAGGATCTGCCCCGGTTGAAAATCCTCCTCGTGGAAGACAACCGGGTCAACCAGATCGTCGCTACGCGCTTCCTGTCCAGGCTCGGCCAGGATGTGGAGATCGCCAATGACGGTACGGAAGCCGTGGTCCTTGCTCGCCAGCAGAAGTTCGACCTCGTGTTGATGGACATGCAGATGCCGGTGATGGACGGCATCGAGGCCACGCGCCGGATCATCGCCGAGCGCGGTCCGTCGGCCGAAACGCCGATCATCGCGATGACCGCCAATGCCTCGGATGACGACCGCCGTCGCTGCCTGGATGCCGGCATGTCCGGCTTCGAATCCAAACCGGTAACTCTGGAAAGGTTGCGCAAGATGATTGCCGACGCAACGAACCCTGTCGACGAAACGGTGCTGCCGGCCACGGCCGACATCAGTGAAGAAGCCCCGGGCCTGCCGCAGCCGGACTTGAGCGACGTCATGCCGCTCCAGGCTCTGCCGGGCCTGCCGGGTCTCGGGATCGAGGGCCTTGATGAGGCGCGCCATGCCGAACTTGTCGATGCGCTCGGCGAGGAGGTTTTCCAGGAACTGGTCGAATCGTTCTTCGACGACGCGACATCCCTGATGGTCGATCTCAACCAGGCGGTGCAGAAGCCGGACCCGGAAAAGATCGATCGTGTCCTGCACACGATCAAGGGCGCGGCGGTCAACGTCGGGCTGAACGAAATTGCGGTAAAGGCGAATGCCCTGCGGGGGCATCCGCCATCGCCGGCACAAGTCGAATTGCTGGGCGAAGAAATCCTCGCCCTTAAATTTAAATTGGTAGCCTGA